Proteins co-encoded in one Opitutus terrae PB90-1 genomic window:
- a CDS encoding 2-oxoglutarate dehydrogenase E1 component — MKPLNVSANANTAVIEAAYEAWLKQPDSVDPTWRAFFQGFTLGTSGGSLGTEGANLRIIDSYKQAQVGRFINAHRAHGHLQAHLDPLGEPPPADPKLTLSYFGLDENDLGESFTLTNFKGGGQMKLRDIVDALRQTYCGHIGVEYMHVQEHAAREWLQVRMEQTNNQPRFSRAEKIRILRRLHKAELFEKFLHTKYVGQKRFSGEGAETFIAAIDAMLEKCPELGVEEIVMGMAHRGRLNVLTSIMRKPFEVLFEQFSENYLPESVAGDGDVKYHLGYEAILDTSSGQKVEIRLAANPSHLEIVDPVVEGKARARQRVRHATSERQRVLPFLIHGDAAFAGQGIVAETLNFSQLPGYTTGGTVHLVINNQIGFTTLPHEARSTRYCTDVAKMVEAPIFHVNGDDAEAVCLVAQLALEFRVRFQRDVVIDMVCYRKHGHNEADEPAFTQPVLYRQIAAHPLVSSILTEKLVREGTITPDEAEAIKAEYTAALEANFERAKAREKEKEGARSVQQSQAIEREKFKGSTAFFQPAYRHSTIDTGAEPALINRVVAGLTTIPGSFKLNPKIRRFLDNRIRAHREGGPIDWGFGEALAFGTLLLDGTPIRLSGQDCERGTFSHRHAVLYDVDTREQYVPLKNLDPQQPAFCVYNSLLSEAGVLGFDYGYSMDYPQMLCIWEAQFGDFVNGAQVVIDQFIASSESKWQRASGIVLLLPHGYEGQGPEHSSARLERFLGLCAEDNIQVTNITTPANFFHLLRRQMKRDFRKPLVVMSPKSLLRHPACVSRLDEFTSGRFQEVLDDPKPPAKVERVIYCSGKVYYDLCDFRDRHHLNDVAIVRIEQLYPLHRDRLAAVADRYNGARIVWCQEEPQNMGAWTFIAPRLAEIYGFPPKYAGRDAAASPAVGALALHKFELNALLQDAFNI; from the coding sequence ATGAAACCGCTTAATGTCTCCGCCAACGCCAATACCGCTGTGATCGAAGCGGCGTATGAGGCATGGCTCAAGCAACCCGACTCCGTCGATCCGACGTGGCGCGCCTTTTTCCAAGGCTTCACGCTCGGCACGAGCGGCGGATCGCTCGGCACGGAGGGCGCGAATCTTCGGATCATCGACAGCTACAAGCAGGCGCAGGTCGGCCGGTTCATCAACGCGCACCGCGCCCACGGCCATCTCCAGGCGCACCTCGACCCCTTGGGCGAGCCACCGCCCGCGGACCCGAAACTGACGCTGTCGTATTTCGGGCTCGACGAAAACGACCTGGGCGAGTCCTTCACGCTCACCAACTTCAAGGGCGGCGGCCAGATGAAGCTGCGGGACATCGTCGACGCGTTGCGGCAGACCTACTGCGGCCACATCGGGGTCGAGTACATGCACGTGCAGGAACACGCCGCGCGCGAGTGGCTGCAGGTGCGGATGGAGCAGACGAACAACCAGCCGCGCTTCTCCCGCGCCGAGAAGATCCGGATCCTCCGCCGGCTCCACAAGGCCGAGCTGTTCGAAAAGTTTCTCCACACGAAATACGTCGGCCAGAAGCGCTTCTCGGGCGAAGGCGCGGAGACCTTCATCGCCGCGATCGATGCGATGCTCGAGAAATGCCCCGAGCTCGGCGTCGAGGAGATCGTCATGGGCATGGCGCACCGCGGCCGGCTCAACGTCCTCACCTCGATCATGCGCAAGCCCTTCGAGGTGCTGTTCGAGCAGTTTTCGGAAAACTACCTCCCCGAGTCCGTGGCCGGCGACGGCGACGTGAAATACCATCTCGGCTACGAGGCGATTCTCGACACGTCCTCGGGACAAAAGGTCGAGATCCGGCTCGCGGCCAATCCCTCGCACCTCGAGATCGTCGATCCTGTGGTCGAGGGCAAGGCCCGCGCCCGCCAGCGCGTGCGCCATGCCACCTCCGAGCGCCAGCGCGTCCTGCCGTTCCTCATCCACGGCGACGCCGCGTTCGCCGGCCAGGGGATCGTCGCCGAAACGCTCAACTTCTCGCAGCTGCCCGGCTACACCACCGGCGGCACCGTTCACCTCGTCATCAACAACCAGATCGGCTTCACCACGCTGCCGCACGAAGCGCGCTCGACGCGCTACTGCACCGACGTCGCGAAGATGGTCGAGGCGCCGATCTTCCATGTGAACGGTGACGATGCCGAAGCCGTGTGCCTGGTCGCGCAGCTCGCGCTCGAGTTCCGCGTGCGGTTCCAGCGCGACGTCGTCATCGACATGGTCTGCTACCGCAAGCACGGCCACAACGAGGCCGACGAGCCCGCGTTCACGCAGCCCGTGCTCTACCGCCAGATCGCCGCGCATCCGCTCGTCTCGTCCATTCTCACCGAGAAGCTCGTGCGCGAGGGCACGATCACGCCGGACGAAGCCGAAGCGATCAAGGCCGAGTATACCGCCGCGCTCGAGGCGAATTTCGAACGCGCCAAAGCCCGCGAAAAGGAAAAGGAAGGCGCGCGGAGCGTGCAGCAATCCCAGGCGATCGAACGCGAGAAGTTCAAGGGCTCCACCGCGTTCTTCCAACCCGCCTATCGCCACTCCACGATCGACACCGGCGCGGAGCCGGCGCTGATCAACCGCGTGGTCGCGGGGCTCACGACGATTCCGGGCAGCTTCAAGCTCAACCCGAAGATCCGCCGGTTCCTCGACAACCGCATCCGCGCGCATCGCGAAGGCGGGCCCATCGACTGGGGTTTCGGCGAAGCGCTGGCGTTCGGCACGCTGCTGCTCGACGGCACGCCGATCCGGCTGAGCGGCCAGGACTGCGAGCGCGGCACGTTCAGTCACCGCCACGCCGTGCTCTACGACGTCGACACGCGTGAGCAATACGTCCCGCTGAAAAACCTCGATCCGCAGCAGCCCGCGTTCTGCGTCTACAATTCGCTGCTCTCCGAAGCCGGCGTGCTCGGGTTCGACTACGGCTACTCGATGGACTACCCCCAGATGCTCTGCATCTGGGAGGCGCAGTTCGGCGATTTCGTCAACGGCGCGCAGGTCGTGATCGATCAGTTTATCGCGAGCAGCGAATCGAAGTGGCAGCGAGCCAGCGGCATCGTGCTGCTGCTGCCGCACGGCTACGAGGGCCAGGGGCCGGAGCATTCCTCCGCGCGGCTCGAGCGTTTCCTCGGGCTGTGCGCCGAGGACAACATCCAGGTGACCAACATCACCACCCCGGCCAACTTCTTCCACCTGCTCCGGCGACAGATGAAACGCGACTTCCGCAAGCCGCTCGTCGTCATGTCGCCCAAATCGCTGCTCCGGCACCCGGCGTGCGTTTCGCGACTCGACGAATTCACCTCCGGCCGGTTCCAGGAGGTGCTGGACGATCCGAAGCCGCCCGCCAAGGTCGAGCGGGTGATCTACTGCAGCGGCAAGGTGTATTACGATCTCTGTGACTTCCGCGATCGCCACCACCTCAACGACGTCGCGATCGTCCGGATCGAGCAGCTTTATCCGCTCCACCGCGACCGGCTCGCCGCGGTCGCCGACCGCTACAACGGCGCGCGCATCGTGTGGTGCCAGGAAGAGCCGCAGAACATGGGCGCGTGGACGTTCATCGCGCCGCGCCTCGCGGAGATCTACGGCTTTCCGCCAAAATACGCCGGCCGCGACGCCGCCGCCTCACCCGCGGTCGGGGCCCTCGCGCTGCACAAATTCGAACTCAACGCGCTGCTCCAGGACGCGTTCAATATCTAG
- the odhB gene encoding 2-oxoglutarate dehydrogenase complex dihydrolipoyllysine-residue succinyltransferase, with the protein MPNLEVKIPPMGESIISGVLAKWHVNNGDVVQKDQPLFELETDKITSEGTAEAAGRITLSVEAGAEVKIGQVVATIDTAAAGAATPSSRPAPGATATGQDGTPTSALPNPYAPPGTAQAASAIAKSPGAGAGQPTPAPKSLGTESPAVRRLAAETGVDPAKVSGTGKAGRVTKGDMLAAAESKSAAPTIVAGVADPGPGSPSPATTASSRAQRQTRRKMSPLRQKIAQRLVAAQQEAAMLTTFNEVDMSHVMVLRAKYQDDFVKRHGIKLGFMSFFLKAAVHALREVPAVNAQIDGDSIVENHFYDIGVAVSTDRGLMVPVIRDCDTIGMADMEKQIATAATKARDGKITLADLEGGVFTITNGGIFGSMLSTPIINPPQSAILGMHAINERPVAVNGQVVIRPMMYLALSYDHRLVDGKQAVTFLVRVKQAIEDPTRLVLGI; encoded by the coding sequence ATGCCCAACCTCGAAGTCAAAATCCCCCCGATGGGCGAATCGATCATCTCCGGCGTGCTCGCCAAGTGGCACGTGAACAACGGCGACGTCGTGCAGAAGGATCAACCGCTGTTCGAGCTCGAGACCGACAAGATCACGTCCGAAGGCACCGCCGAGGCGGCCGGCCGGATCACGCTCTCGGTCGAGGCCGGGGCCGAGGTGAAGATCGGCCAGGTCGTCGCGACGATCGACACCGCCGCTGCTGGTGCCGCGACGCCCTCGTCGCGGCCGGCGCCGGGCGCGACTGCCACCGGCCAGGACGGCACGCCCACCTCCGCCCTGCCGAATCCCTACGCCCCGCCGGGCACCGCCCAAGCGGCGAGTGCCATTGCGAAATCGCCGGGTGCCGGCGCAGGTCAGCCAACCCCCGCGCCGAAATCGCTCGGCACGGAATCACCCGCCGTCCGGCGGCTCGCCGCGGAAACCGGCGTGGATCCCGCGAAGGTCTCCGGCACCGGCAAGGCCGGCCGCGTCACCAAGGGCGACATGCTCGCTGCTGCTGAGTCCAAATCAGCGGCCCCAACCATTGTAGCCGGGGTCGCCGACCCCGGACCGGGCTCACCGAGCCCGGCTACAACCGCTTCCTCGCGGGCCCAACGCCAGACCCGCCGCAAGATGTCGCCGCTCCGTCAGAAGATCGCGCAGCGACTCGTTGCCGCGCAGCAGGAGGCGGCCATGCTCACCACGTTCAACGAGGTCGACATGTCGCACGTCATGGTGCTGCGCGCGAAATATCAGGACGACTTCGTGAAACGCCACGGGATCAAGCTCGGGTTCATGTCGTTCTTCCTGAAAGCCGCCGTGCACGCGCTGCGCGAAGTGCCCGCGGTCAACGCCCAGATCGACGGCGACAGCATCGTCGAAAACCATTTCTACGACATCGGCGTTGCCGTCTCGACGGATCGCGGCCTGATGGTGCCGGTCATCCGCGACTGCGACACGATCGGCATGGCGGACATGGAAAAACAAATCGCGACCGCCGCGACCAAAGCCCGCGACGGCAAGATCACGCTCGCCGATCTCGAGGGCGGCGTGTTCACCATCACCAACGGCGGCATCTTCGGCTCGATGCTTTCGACGCCGATCATCAATCCGCCGCAGAGCGCCATCCTCGGCATGCACGCGATCAACGAGCGGCCGGTCGCGGTGAACGGTCAGGTCGTGATCCGGCCGATGATGTATCTCGCGCTCAGCTACGATCACCGGTTGGTCGACGGCAAACAGGCCGTCACCTTCCTCGTGAGAGTGAAACAAGCCATCGAGGATCCCACCCGGCTGGTCCTCGGCATCTGA
- the lpdA gene encoding dihydrolipoyl dehydrogenase, protein MSSASFDLIVIGAGPGGYVCAFRAAQLGMKVALVDKRPTLGGTCLNVGCIPSKALLHSSEHVTWAQHHAAEHGIKLGQVELDLEAFMKRKDEVVAKLVGGVAQLAKARKITVVHGAASFLDRNTVAVAGVADPGQPGSTSPATSRQTLTAPNIVIATGSAPVELPFLKFDGKTIVSSDHAIAFASVPKKLVVVGGGAIGLELGSVWSRLGSDVTVVEFLPKIVANYDDDIVRNFSRILTKQGLKIETGAKVTGFRPSTAGATGILTAERDGKKLEFEADKVLVSVGRHPFTDGLALEKAGVQLDEKKRIKVDDHLRTTAPGIWAIGDVIAGPMLAHKAEEDGVAVAEWIAGKAGHVNWDLVPAIVYTSPEVAAVGLGEDGAKAKGLAVKVGKFNLAANGRAIAANATDGYVKIIADAKTDRILGCQILGNNAGELISEVVTHMEYGGSAEDLGRTIHAHPTMSEAVKEAGLAVSKSAIHAL, encoded by the coding sequence ATGTCTTCTGCATCCTTCGATCTCATCGTCATCGGCGCCGGCCCCGGCGGTTACGTGTGCGCGTTTCGCGCGGCGCAGCTCGGGATGAAAGTCGCGCTCGTCGACAAACGTCCGACGCTCGGCGGCACGTGCCTCAATGTCGGCTGCATTCCGTCCAAGGCGCTGTTGCATTCGAGCGAACACGTCACCTGGGCGCAGCACCACGCCGCCGAGCACGGGATCAAGCTCGGCCAGGTCGAGCTTGATCTCGAAGCGTTCATGAAGCGGAAGGACGAAGTGGTGGCCAAGCTCGTCGGTGGCGTCGCCCAGCTCGCGAAAGCCCGCAAGATCACCGTGGTCCACGGCGCCGCGTCTTTTCTCGACCGCAACACCGTCGCTGTAGCCGGGGTCGCCGACCCCGGCCAGCCGGGCTCAACGAGCCCGGCTACATCGCGTCAGACCCTCACGGCGCCGAACATCGTCATCGCCACCGGCTCCGCGCCGGTCGAGCTGCCGTTCCTCAAGTTCGACGGGAAAACGATCGTCTCGAGCGATCACGCGATCGCCTTCGCCTCCGTTCCGAAGAAGCTCGTCGTTGTGGGCGGCGGCGCGATCGGGCTCGAACTCGGCTCCGTCTGGTCCCGGCTTGGCAGCGATGTCACCGTCGTGGAATTCCTCCCCAAGATCGTCGCCAACTACGACGACGACATCGTGCGCAATTTCAGCCGGATCCTGACCAAGCAAGGCCTGAAGATCGAAACCGGCGCCAAGGTCACAGGTTTCCGCCCCTCGACGGCCGGCGCAACCGGCATCCTCACGGCTGAGCGTGACGGCAAGAAGCTCGAGTTCGAAGCGGACAAAGTTCTGGTCTCGGTCGGCCGCCATCCGTTCACCGACGGACTAGCGTTGGAGAAAGCCGGCGTGCAACTCGATGAAAAGAAACGCATCAAGGTCGACGATCACCTGCGCACGACGGCGCCCGGCATCTGGGCGATCGGCGACGTGATCGCCGGACCGATGCTCGCCCACAAGGCCGAGGAGGACGGCGTCGCCGTCGCCGAATGGATCGCGGGCAAAGCGGGCCACGTGAATTGGGATCTCGTTCCCGCCATCGTCTACACCTCTCCCGAAGTTGCGGCCGTCGGACTCGGCGAAGACGGCGCGAAGGCCAAAGGCCTCGCCGTCAAAGTGGGTAAGTTCAACCTCGCCGCGAACGGTCGCGCGATCGCCGCCAACGCAACCGACGGCTACGTAAAGATCATCGCCGACGCAAAGACGGATCGGATTCTCGGCTGCCAGATTCTGGGCAACAACGCCGGCGAGCTGATCAGCGAAGTCGTCACGCACATGGAATACGGTGGCAGTGCCGAGGACCTCGGCCGCACGATCCACGCGCATCCGACGATGAGCGAAGCCGTGAAGGAAGCCGGCCTCGCCGTGAGCAAGAGCGCGATCCACGCGCTGTGA
- a CDS encoding DMT family transporter, with protein MLMLLSTVCFTANVLLIRALGEFATVNVWLISCTRFVVGLVMILALYRQEFQPRHLYQNRQLISRGLAGGIGVYAYYLTVIHIGPGRATFINNTYVIFGALLAVWMLGERFTAARATGSTMALGGLALLTNPFAAGAVTSIYDLLAIGGAFLSAYIVVTIRQLHASEHTSTIFAAQCVYGLLVCSVPAALHPEPIAPLAWAVMLGAGICAGAGQLAMTRAFRELPVAEGSLLQMIVPVGIALGGFALFGEHFTRHELLGAALILGGTTYTSLRR; from the coding sequence ATGCTGATGCTGCTCTCGACCGTTTGCTTCACCGCGAACGTCCTGCTCATCCGCGCCCTCGGCGAATTCGCCACCGTCAACGTCTGGCTGATCAGCTGCACGCGCTTCGTCGTGGGCCTCGTGATGATCCTCGCCCTCTACCGACAGGAATTCCAGCCGCGCCACCTTTACCAGAATCGTCAGCTCATCAGTCGCGGACTCGCCGGCGGCATCGGCGTCTACGCCTATTACCTGACGGTGATCCACATCGGGCCCGGTCGGGCAACGTTCATCAACAATACCTACGTGATCTTCGGCGCCTTGCTCGCCGTCTGGATGCTGGGCGAACGCTTCACCGCTGCTCGCGCCACCGGCAGCACGATGGCACTCGGCGGACTTGCGCTGCTCACGAACCCCTTCGCCGCCGGCGCGGTTACCAGCATCTACGACCTGCTCGCGATTGGCGGCGCGTTCCTGTCGGCCTACATCGTCGTGACGATCCGTCAGCTTCACGCATCCGAGCACACTTCGACCATCTTCGCCGCCCAATGCGTTTACGGGCTCCTCGTGTGCTCGGTGCCCGCCGCGCTCCACCCGGAGCCGATCGCGCCGCTGGCATGGGCGGTGATGCTTGGCGCCGGGATCTGCGCCGGCGCGGGTCAGCTCGCGATGACCCGTGCGTTCCGCGAGTTGCCCGTCGCCGAAGGTTCGTTGCTGCAAATGATCGTGCCCGTCGGCATCGCCCTTGGCGGCTTCGCCTTGTTCGGCGAACATTTCACGCGGCACGAACTGCTGGGCGCCGCGCTGATCCTCGGCGGCACCACCTACACCTCACTGCGGCGGTGA